The Heyndrickxia vini genome contains a region encoding:
- a CDS encoding dihydrolipoamide acetyltransferase family protein yields MSFEFRLPDIGEGIHEGEIVKWFVKPGDKVAEDDVLCEVQNDKAVVEIPSPVAGTVEDILVEEGTVAIVGDVLIKFDAPGYENLQFKGDHGPSEEEKKTEEKAEQSTQQEEKVEASSQAATETKEADPNKRVIAMPSVRKYAREKGVDIRLVQGSGNNGRVQKEDIDAYANGGAAVNEEAQTQTTAAETTETAAAPAKVAIPEGEFPETREKMSGIRKAIAKAMVNSKHTAPHVTLMDEIDVTKLVAHRKKFKEVAAEKGIKLTFLPYVVKALVSALREFPTLNTSIDDAAGEIVHKHYFNIGIAADTDKGLLVPVVKNADRKSVFSVSQEINELAGKARDGKLAPNEMKGASCTITNIGSAGGQWFTPVINHPEVAILGIGRISEKPVVKNGEIVAAPVLALSLSFDHRIIDGATAQYALNHIKRLLNDPELLLMEA; encoded by the coding sequence TTGTCATTCGAATTTAGACTACCAGATATTGGTGAAGGAATTCATGAAGGTGAAATCGTAAAATGGTTTGTTAAACCAGGCGATAAAGTTGCAGAAGATGATGTTCTGTGTGAAGTACAAAATGATAAGGCAGTTGTTGAGATTCCATCACCAGTTGCGGGTACTGTAGAAGATATATTAGTTGAAGAAGGTACAGTTGCCATCGTTGGTGATGTTTTAATCAAATTTGATGCTCCAGGATATGAAAACCTACAATTTAAAGGGGATCACGGCCCGAGCGAAGAAGAAAAAAAGACTGAAGAAAAAGCTGAGCAAAGCACTCAACAAGAAGAGAAAGTCGAAGCATCTTCACAAGCTGCAACTGAAACGAAAGAAGCAGATCCTAATAAACGTGTAATTGCAATGCCATCTGTAAGAAAATATGCACGTGAAAAAGGCGTGGATATTCGTTTAGTACAAGGCAGTGGCAATAATGGCCGCGTCCAAAAAGAGGATATTGATGCATATGCAAATGGTGGTGCGGCAGTAAACGAAGAGGCTCAAACTCAAACAACTGCTGCGGAAACTACTGAAACTGCAGCTGCACCAGCTAAAGTAGCAATCCCTGAAGGTGAATTCCCGGAAACTCGTGAAAAAATGAGTGGAATCCGTAAGGCTATTGCAAAAGCAATGGTTAATTCTAAACATACAGCTCCACATGTTACACTAATGGACGAAATTGATGTGACAAAACTTGTGGCACATCGTAAAAAATTCAAAGAAGTTGCTGCTGAAAAAGGCATTAAGTTAACTTTCTTACCTTATGTTGTTAAAGCATTAGTTAGTGCTTTACGCGAATTCCCGACACTTAACACATCTATAGATGATGCTGCCGGCGAAATCGTTCATAAACATTATTTTAATATTGGAATTGCAGCAGATACGGATAAAGGACTATTAGTTCCTGTAGTGAAGAACGCAGATCGTAAATCTGTATTCTCCGTTTCTCAAGAAATTAATGAACTTGCAGGAAAAGCACGTGATGGAAAATTAGCTCCTAATGAAATGAAAGGTGCTTCATGTACCATTACAAATATTGGATCTGCAGGTGGTCAATGGTTTACTCCAGTAATTAATCACCCGGAAGTAGCAATTTTGGGTATCGGAAGAATTTCTGAAAAACCAGTAGTAAAAAATGGTGAAATTGTAGCAGCACCTGTGTTAGCATTATCATTGAGCTTTGATCATCGTATTATCGATGGAGCTACCGCTCAATATGCGCTAAACCATATTAAGCGTCTATTGAACGATCCTGAATTATTATTAATGGAGGCGTAA
- a CDS encoding alpha-ketoacid dehydrogenase subunit beta encodes MAQMTMIQAITDALRTELRNDENVLVFGEDVGVNGGVFRATEGLQKEFGEERVFDTPLAESGIGGLAIGLTLEGYRPVPEIQFFGFLFEVMDSVSGQMARWRYRTGGSLNAPITIRSPFGGGVHTPELHADSLEGLVAQQPGLKVVIPSTPYDAKGLLISSIRDNDPVIFLEHMKLYRSFRQDVPEEEYTIPLGKADVKREGKDLSIITYGAMVHESLKAADELEKEGYSVEVVDLRTISPLDVDTIVASVEKTNRAIVVQEAQKQAGIAANVIAEINERAILSLEAPVLRVTAADTVYPFSQAESVWLPNYKDIIETAKKVLTF; translated from the coding sequence ATGGCGCAAATGACAATGATTCAAGCAATCACCGACGCGTTACGTACTGAATTACGTAATGACGAAAATGTTTTAGTATTCGGTGAAGACGTTGGCGTTAACGGCGGCGTATTCCGTGCGACTGAAGGTCTTCAAAAAGAATTTGGTGAAGAGCGCGTATTTGATACACCACTTGCAGAATCTGGAATTGGCGGATTGGCAATTGGTTTAACATTAGAAGGCTACCGTCCGGTACCCGAGATTCAATTCTTTGGATTTTTATTTGAAGTAATGGACTCTGTCAGTGGACAAATGGCACGTTGGCGCTATCGTACCGGTGGAAGTTTAAATGCACCAATTACGATTCGTTCACCTTTTGGTGGAGGTGTTCACACACCAGAACTTCATGCTGATAGTTTAGAAGGTCTTGTTGCACAACAACCCGGTTTAAAAGTAGTTATTCCTTCTACACCTTATGATGCAAAAGGGTTGTTAATCTCTTCAATCCGTGATAATGATCCTGTTATCTTCTTAGAGCATATGAAATTGTATCGTTCTTTCCGTCAGGATGTACCTGAAGAAGAATACACAATTCCATTAGGTAAGGCAGATGTTAAGCGCGAGGGTAAAGATCTTTCAATTATTACTTACGGAGCAATGGTTCATGAATCATTAAAAGCTGCAGATGAACTTGAAAAAGAAGGCTATTCTGTTGAAGTTGTAGATTTACGAACTATAAGCCCGCTTGATGTAGATACAATTGTTGCATCTGTTGAAAAAACAAATCGTGCTATTGTTGTTCAAGAAGCACAAAAACAAGCTGGTATCGCTGCTAATGTTATTGCTGAAATTAACGAAAGAGCAATTTTAAGCTTAGAAGCGCCAGTGTTACGAGTAACTGCTGCTGACACTGTATACCCATTCTCACAAGCAGAATCAGTTTGGTTACCAAATTATAAAGATATTATTGAAACAGCTAAAAAAGTGCTTACTTTTTAA
- the pdhA gene encoding pyruvate dehydrogenase (acetyl-transferring) E1 component subunit alpha: MASTKKAQFDAKKTLEKIEEQFEMFQILNEQGEVVNESAVPNLSDEELQELMRRMVYSRILDQRSISLNRQGRLGFVAPTAGQEASQIASHFALEQEDYILPGYRDVPQIIWHGLPLHQAFLWSRGHVEGMKIPEGLNILPPQIIIGAQYVQTAGVALGLKKRGKKAVAITYTGDGGSSQGDFYEGINFAGAYKAPAVFVVQNNQFAISTPREKQTAAKTIAQKAVAAGIPGLLVDGMDPLAVYVAVREARERAINGEGPSLIETLCYRYGPHTMSGDDPTKYRTSDLDNEWERKDPLVRFRKYLENKGLWSEEKETEVIEQAKEDIKVAIKKADDTPKQKVTDLISVMFEEMPQNLKEQNEIFQAKESK, from the coding sequence ATGGCTTCTACTAAGAAGGCACAATTCGACGCTAAGAAAACGCTCGAAAAAATAGAAGAGCAATTCGAAATGTTCCAGATTTTAAATGAACAAGGCGAAGTCGTTAATGAATCTGCTGTTCCGAATCTTTCAGATGAGGAATTACAAGAATTAATGCGCCGTATGGTTTATTCCCGTATTCTGGATCAACGCTCAATTTCTTTAAATAGACAAGGACGTTTAGGATTCGTTGCTCCAACAGCAGGACAAGAGGCTTCACAGATTGCGTCCCACTTTGCATTAGAACAAGAGGATTATATTCTTCCTGGTTATCGTGATGTACCACAAATTATTTGGCATGGTCTACCATTACACCAAGCGTTTTTATGGTCTCGCGGACATGTTGAAGGTATGAAAATCCCTGAAGGACTTAATATTCTACCTCCACAAATTATTATTGGTGCTCAATATGTACAAACTGCAGGTGTTGCACTTGGATTAAAGAAACGTGGTAAAAAAGCAGTAGCTATTACATATACAGGAGATGGCGGTTCATCTCAAGGTGATTTCTACGAAGGGATAAACTTTGCTGGTGCTTATAAAGCTCCTGCTGTATTCGTTGTCCAAAATAACCAATTTGCTATTTCTACTCCACGTGAAAAGCAAACTGCTGCCAAAACGATTGCACAAAAGGCAGTTGCAGCAGGAATTCCGGGGCTACTTGTTGATGGAATGGATCCGTTGGCTGTTTATGTCGCTGTTCGTGAAGCACGTGAACGCGCGATTAATGGTGAAGGACCATCATTAATTGAAACACTTTGCTACCGTTATGGACCACATACAATGTCAGGAGACGATCCAACAAAATATCGTACTTCCGATTTAGATAATGAATGGGAAAGAAAAGATCCATTAGTCCGTTTCCGTAAATATCTCGAAAACAAAGGACTATGGAGTGAAGAGAAAGAAACTGAAGTCATTGAACAAGCAAAAGAAGATATTAAAGTTGCTATTAAAAAGGCAGACGATACGCCAAAACAAAAAGTAACTGACTTAATTTCTGTTATGTTTGAAGAAATGCCACAAAATTTAAAAGAGCAAAATGAAATTTTCCAAGCAAAGGAGTCGAAGTAA